A DNA window from Hydra vulgaris chromosome 13, alternate assembly HydraT2T_AEP contains the following coding sequences:
- the LOC136089510 gene encoding uncharacterized protein LOC136089510, giving the protein MNYWKAVLHRIVEVIKFLGAKGLSFRGDNEQFNKINNGNFLGTLELLAKFDPFIAQHVEKYGNRGKGTPSYLSSTIYEELLLLMKNDIIKIILKELKVAKYYSLIVDSTPDIANVDQLVIALTYVLPSGVPAERFLIFIPNSGHKSEEMSNVVMDFLNSHNIPIENCL; this is encoded by the coding sequence ATGAATTACTGGAAAGCTGTTCTTCATCGAATTgttgaagtaattaaatttcTCGGTGCAAAAGGTTTATCATTCAGAGGTGATAATgaacaatttaacaaaattaacaatgGGAACTTTTTGGGAACGTTAGAGTTACTTGCTAAATTTGACCCTTTTATTGCTCAACATGTAGAAAAATATGGGAATAGAGGGAAAGGAACTCCGTCTTATTTATCATCCACAATCTATGAAGAACTTTTACTTTTGATGAAgaatgatataattaaaattatattaaaagaattaaaagtagCCAAGTATTATTCTTTAATTGTTGATTCTACACCTGATATAGCAAACGTCGATCAACTTGTTATTGCATTAACATATGTTTTACCTAGTGGTGTACCTGcagaaagatttttaatattcattCCAAACAGTGGTCATAAATCTGAAGAAATGAGCAATGTTGTAATGGATTTTCTTAATTCACACAATATACCAATTGAAAATTGTCTGTAG